The DNA region TTAATTATTCTAACAAACCACCAAAGAGGTAGCAAACAAAATCCATAAAGAAAGCGCACCATATTAACCTAAATGCAGGACCATAAAGTCATGAAGGTGGAGGAGATGTTAATGTATTGTATATTTCACCCAAAATAACGTTAGTTTTTCTCCtaactttttctttctaaaaataaaataaaatcccatCGGGAGCTCATTTGCAACAACACTCCCTTTCTGTACACAGGTTGATTAGAGTTGCAACTCCTTCTGTCTAGTCCCAAGAGCCTCCATTGGCAACCAACCCCCAAAACCCACCTTACATATGTACCTTCATTATTTATGGAGAatgagataaaagaaaagagaggtgctacgtccacaacatttttacaacaattttacaacaaatcataggtggttagttgttataggttcaaatttgaatctaacactaagattacttttttgtcccaacaataacaaccagtaacaacttgccacttaggatttattgtaaaaatgttgtggacatatcatttctcaaaagaaaatcattaataaaataCATTACCTCCCTACCAATTATGGCAATTGAGGGTGCAGTCAGAAACCATGGCACTTGTTCAAACACGGCAACTTCCAAGGGTCTGCTACACAATAAGACCAATGTGGCAGCAACCATAAGCTGCATTCAGTAGGTATGACAATCAAATAAGAACTCAATGTTTCTCCCCAGTCtatcaaagaattttttattgcatcaactaactaaaagcaaaagaaacataaaaatttagctaaaatGCCATACCTTATCAGCTACCGGATCTAGAAATGCACCAAATGCAGATCCTAGCCTCATCTGAAATGTATTTAAGAATTTAACCCTTATAAAATGTCAcagaaatattaaaattttcaaaaaatgtgttACAAGATCTGCTACCCTACAGTTGGAAAGACAAAAGTACTAGCATACCTTCCGAGCAAGATAGCCATCAAGCCAATCTGTAACTGCAGCGGCGACGAAAATACTTGTCGTAGCAGTTGTTCCCCACCAACTATCAACGTAGAAAGCTGATGAGTCACAACAGAGATGAGAATGTTAGTCTCATCAAATGCAGGCTTCCACACATGACCACTAAAATATACAATCAATTCAATAACCCTCTGCAACTCCAAATTTAGCAGAGCAGCACAAAGCAGCTCAGACCACGAGTGTACCATCAGCATAACAAGCACTAAATTCAGTAAATTGTATAAGCATAAACACAAAACTATTTTCAATCAAGCAATTCAACTAGCCAACTTACCTCTTACACATGAATCACACAAACAAAAATCTGAAATTCAAAGGTCTACTGGATTATATGATCTAAATTAATTCAACCCACAACCTAACCAAAGATGAACCAAACTCAAATGCAGAAAAATCCCACTGTATAAAAGTTCACAAAACGAAGAACATACGATCCAAAACTTAGCTCAAAAAGATACATAATTGATCTCAAAAACATTATCATAAATCAAAATGCAATCCATACTTGTTACTATCTCAAAACACCAAACTTTTCCACATATAGATCAAATCCAAAAATTCCAAAAGTTccgaactttttttttcaatctaacTCCGATCGGATCATTTCAGcccaacacaacacaaccccattgttaaattaccgattgtaccaaaagcttaagctattgaaatatggtaaatttaatcatttaaccaatacTTCTAACACTCCCCTCAATTGTGGACTGAAACTACCTTTGAATAGGTGAGGCCAAAcaatttaaatgggaggtagagtggaggAGACAATGATCAAACTCAGGACCtcatgctctgataccatattgaATCACATACAAGCTTCGAAGGTTCTATCAATGGAGGAAATACGAAccacagagagagaaagaaattcattttacaagtttacatttctctctttctctgtggTTCGTATTTCCTCCATTGATAGAACCTTCGACGCTTGTATGTGATTCAATACCCATTTCTCAAAAACAGCTCCAATTTCAAAAGCAAACACTTTTCTacagcaaaagaagaaaaatgcaCATACTGCTTATAAGAAGTGGCACAGCGGCGACACGACCGAGCGTTAAGACAGTAGGCAACGTGAGCAATTTCGAAGTATGatgctgctgttgttgttgctgctgttgtAACAAATCGTTGTTGTCTTTGTCCTCTGCACCCATATCTACGGCGAGACCCGACCCGGAAGAGCCAGACCCAGATTTGGATCCAGAGCTAGAGCTAGAGAATACTCTTCCTCCTTTGCGTTcggagcaaaaagaaaaaggaaaggagCAGTTGTTGCGAAGACCACGAAACCCTAGTGTTTTAGGAGGGTTGCTAACGTGCGCCGAAGGTATGTGGGGTGCGCACGGTACTAACCTCCACTCGCCACGTTTATAAATAACAACAGGTGGTACTCGACTATAGAGGGTTATGAAGCGTATGGGcttgggttttggttttataACTAGTTTGGTGGCTGTGCcggcggcggtggtggtggtggtggccaCCAACTGGTGGCCGTGGCCGTGGCCGTGGGTGTAAATAGAAGCTGCTGTCATGGGCAGTTTGAGGCGTGACATGGCTGGCTCGCAAGTTACAATAACTTCTAACTTTTTTATTACGAGGTTATTTTGAATTGAATGGAACCGTATTTATTGTATCTACTTCTAAGCTGAggttgggtttttctttttgagttcAGGATTCTGCGAATTTTGAGTCTGAGAATAGAGAATTTGGGTCCTGAATTGTCGaaaattgaggtttttttttttttttttttttgggttatataaTTATACTAATAGAATAGTCGCTGGactcggtttttttttttttttttttggcaccaGAATTTCAAGCCCTTCGTGGCCAGGGGGGTTGGGGGGTGTGAGTTGTCGTAATACTAACCTGCTTTGTTACCGTCTTTCGACGTTAAAAACAACGCTCTTGTAACGGAGCTCAACGAGTTCAACTAATAAGCACTGTGTAGTCTGGACGCACGACTCGTGTAGAGAGTAATTCTAGAATTATACACTATTttgtttcacaaaaaaaaaagaattatacactatttcataatttttatatcATAACATGAGTAATTATTTATCACTTATATATAGACTCACTATTTTTTCTCTATCGCTCACTTTTTCATGTtgtaattgtgaaaaaaaaaaagttgtgagaTAAATTGTAGTACTAATTTTCTCGTAACTATTCTCATTGAAAAGGAGGAGACCCGAGGTGTTTCTCTGTTACTAAGAGAGGTGTTTCTATCTCCTCTTAGGCAGTAGAACTGGAGTCCCTTCTCGTAAGGCTCTCTTCTCCCCTCGCGTAACAACGTTACGTGTAGGGCTAGTGGTTCTTTTTTCAGGGGTTTGGGAAACagttttgtttgtatttttctttttattttattgtttcgAGCGACACAGCATGGAGGAAATCACGAAACATTGGAAGTGTCTTTCTCTTTCTGAAAGAGAAGGTGACGACCTATGCCTCACAAGGGATCGTTGCACCACAGAATATCTTATTGCAGCACTATTTTTAACTCGAAGAGCGCTCAACATGGAAGCAGTGGCGAGAACTTTCAAACCACTATGGCGTGTTGACTCGGGTTTCACTGTTAGCAACGAAGGCGCTCACAAGGTCTTGTTTAGTTTTGAAAGCAGTGAGGATGGGGATCGTATTTTATCTGGGGAACCTTGGAGTTTTGACAAATCGTTGGTGGTACTACAACGGTACAACAGATTCACCCCCCTGGAAGATTTGACCTTTGATAAAGCATCTTTCTCGTGTCCACAATATACCAATAGGCTATAGAAGAAAGTCAAGAGCGAGAGGATATTTGCGAGGCAATTGGGGTAGTGGATCGCTCTACAGAAGCAGCAGAATGTGAAGTTGGTACCTATGTGCGAGTCCGAGTCACTTTAGATGTTTACCAACCTCTATGTCGAGGTAGAATAATTAAGGTGGAGGGTGGAGAGAAAGTTTGGGTTAATTTTAGGTATGAGCACCTCCCCAACATATGCTATTGGTGCGGTTGTTTTGATCACAGCGACAAGGATTGCGATATGTGGATTGAGAGCAAAGGCACCCTACAGACTAAATCCCAGCAGTTTGGATCATGGTTACGTGCAAATCAGACGggtccatcaagaaaaaatgtAGTTCGAGTTTCAGGATTCTATGAGGATAGAGCAGAGAATAATTCAACACGGCGACGCCGGGGAGGGAAGGATTACCCCACGGCGGCAAAGACGTCGGAAACAGGGAATCAGCCAGATAAGGATAATTCTGATATGGAGGCAGAGTTTGAGGAACTTCCAAATACAACAGCCTGTGACGGTATGTTTCAACAAGGTAAGTCAATTCCTTCTTTCCTTGACCGCGGGAATATGGGAGAATATCTCTCACAACAAATCAGGGAGATTGATAAGGATCTTGGCATTTATGAAAATCCCAATATTGCAGCACAGGTCGAGAATATCATCCTAAATAAGGAATCTCCTCCTCTGTTTGAATTTGGAAATGTGAAGAGTAAGTTAGAGGAAAATCAAAATGTGCATCAGGTTCAGAATTCGGTACAGTCGCCCCATGATGGTCGTGATACACCCCTCCACGAGATAACAAACACCCCTCGGGTCCCAACTCTTTTTGAAGTAACTCTACCAGCAAAATGGAAACGCTACCCACGTGTAGTAGTTAATTCCCCTGTAACCAAAGAAGATATCCCTGCAACCAA from Castanea sativa cultivar Marrone di Chiusa Pesio chromosome 6, ASM4071231v1 includes:
- the LOC142638277 gene encoding CDP-diacylglycerol--glycerol-3-phosphate 3-phosphatidyltransferase 2-like, with the translated sequence MSRLKLPMTAASIYTHGHGHGHQLVATTTTTAAGTATKLVIKPKPKPIRFITLYSRVPPVVIYKRGEWRLVPCAPHIPSAHVSNPPKTLGFRGLRNNCSFPFSFCSERKGGRVFSSSSSGSKSGSGSSGSGLAVDMGAEDKDNNDLLQQQQQQQQHHTSKLLTLPTVLTLGRVAAVPLLISTFYVDSWWGTTATTSIFVAAAVTDWLDGYLARKMRLGSAFGAFLDPVADKLMVAATLVLLCSRPLEVAVFEQVPWFLTAPSIAIIGREITMSAVREWAASQNSKLLEAVAVNNLGKWKTATQMTALTILLATRDSSLGGPGILVASGVVLLYISAGLALWSLVVYMRKIWRVLLR